The genomic window CACCAGACCCAGCCTGCGCGCCCAGCGATGCCGGTCAGGCGCAGCAAGGAAGCGACGCAACAGCGCTTCGGCAACGGTGGGAGTCCTCTCAGCCGCCACAACCACATGCCGCAGCAAGCGCGTGCCGATGCGTCCCCCGGCACCCCTCCAAGGCGCGCGGGCTGTGCCATTGACCATCACCAGCGCCGCGAACGCCTCGGGAGCAGCGCGGAACATCTCAAGCGCGACACCTACCCCCATGGACCAGCCAGCCACGGCAACCCGAGTGATGCCCTCGGCACGGACCACAGCGAGGCCGTCGAGCGCATGCTCGCTCATGGCCTGGGCGGCGGGTGCCGAGACCGACTCACAAAAACCCCTGTAGTCCCAGATCAGGAAGCGGTAGCTATGGCTGAAATACTCGAGCTGCGGTGCCCACGCTCGCCAACCCGCGGCCAGCCCGTTCGCGCAGAGCACGGGACGACCCTTACCGATCACACGGTAGGCGATCTGCGCGCCGTCAAAGGAGCGCGCGTGACGCACATCGACCGCCAAGACCTGCATCGGGGCCGGGACTGTAGGCGACGCGGTAATTTTCAGCAATCATGCCGCACGATGACCCACCAGTACCCGTTGCTCGAGAGCGGTACGGGTCTGTGGGACAATACCCGCCAGACTCCGAGCTGCATTGGCTTTTGTGGCGTGAAGTGTCGCTGTCTTGGCGTGCAGAGTAATGAGGCGACTCCGCAGTTGTGGCACTGTCGATCCGCGTCAACCCTAGCGCTATCAGGCCGAACAGGCCACGGCCTCGGTGGCAGGAGTAT from Pseudomonadota bacterium includes these protein-coding regions:
- a CDS encoding alpha/beta hydrolase → MQVLAVDVRHARSFDGAQIAYRVIGKGRPVLCANGLAAGWRAWAPQLEYFSHSYRFLIWDYRGFCESVSAPAAQAMSEHALDGLAVVRAEGITRVAVAGWSMGVGVALEMFRAAPEAFAALVMVNGTARAPWRGAGGRIGTRLLRHVVVAAERTPTVAEALLRRFLAAPDRHRWARRLGLVRRPLDETALAELGAELATVAPATYLRTLTTWAAHDATDVLQTLDVPTLMIVGEHDPFTPGAMVEEIANRIGGLELLTLPGAAHCVTLECAEHVNLRVEKFFREWGYGSTPR